In the Thermodesulfobacteriota bacterium genome, one interval contains:
- a CDS encoding (Fe-S)-binding protein, with amino-acid sequence MTAIAELIETTKTYYCLDCGVCTSSCPVSKVFPDFSPRQIIERSLYELEEPSDDTIWSCLTCAQCSVRCPANINFPEFIRLIRGEAIAQGFEGQVTHNGMLQTISAIQTQNVRQNRKFWIEDGKISETGDIFFFVGCRPFFDVIFQDVDAGSIKGAQNILKILNTCGVEPVVNNDERCCGHDALWNGNEEKFKQLAQLNIDVIRASGAKKVVFSCPEGYDTFKNIYPRYFGELGFEPIHILDLLVEKIDEGTLKLKESKGTVTYHDPCRLGRLAGIYDAPRKLIEAIPGLELKEMPRSRENGVCCGTTGWKNCTSNSAQIRMERLTEANDTGADRLVTACPKCQIHFRCTKSAFDLKMEITDLYDLVADQLE; translated from the coding sequence ATGACTGCAATAGCTGAACTGATTGAAACCACCAAAACATACTACTGTCTGGATTGCGGGGTATGTACTTCGAGCTGCCCTGTCTCAAAAGTTTTTCCTGATTTTTCACCCAGGCAGATTATCGAAAGATCCCTTTATGAACTGGAGGAGCCTTCCGACGATACCATCTGGAGTTGCCTGACCTGCGCGCAGTGCAGTGTGCGCTGCCCTGCAAACATCAATTTCCCTGAATTTATTCGCCTTATCCGCGGTGAGGCCATTGCTCAGGGCTTTGAAGGCCAGGTTACCCACAACGGGATGCTTCAAACGATTTCGGCCATACAAACCCAAAATGTGCGACAAAACCGTAAGTTCTGGATAGAAGATGGAAAAATCAGTGAAACCGGCGATATTTTCTTTTTTGTGGGATGCCGGCCGTTTTTTGACGTCATCTTTCAGGATGTGGATGCCGGTTCAATTAAAGGGGCACAGAATATTTTAAAAATTTTGAACACCTGTGGCGTAGAGCCGGTAGTGAACAATGATGAAAGATGCTGCGGTCATGATGCCCTGTGGAACGGGAACGAGGAAAAATTCAAGCAGTTGGCTCAATTAAACATCGATGTCATCCGGGCTTCCGGAGCAAAAAAAGTGGTTTTCAGTTGCCCTGAAGGGTATGATACCTTTAAAAATATTTATCCCAGATATTTTGGTGAACTTGGTTTTGAGCCGATTCATATCCTCGATTTATTAGTAGAGAAGATAGATGAGGGAACGCTTAAACTCAAAGAATCCAAAGGGACCGTGACTTACCATGACCCGTGCCGGCTGGGAAGACTTGCGGGAATCTATGATGCTCCACGCAAACTTATCGAGGCTATCCCCGGCCTGGAGCTTAAGGAGATGCCACGGTCCAGGGAAAACGGTGTGTGTTGCGGAACGACCGGATGGAAAAATTGCACCAGCAATTCCGCGCAGATCCGAATGGAACGTCTTACCGAAGCGAATGACACCGGGGCTGACAGACTGGTGACCGCATGTCCCAAATGCCAGATTCATTTTCGGTGCACCAAGTCGGCCTTTGACCTTAAGATGGAAATTACAGATTTATATGATCTTGTAGCCGATCAATTAGAATAA
- a CDS encoding FAD-dependent oxidoreductase, which yields MNKDILVIGGGIAGMQSSLDLADMGVKVHLVEKLPSIGGKMAQLDKTFPTNDCAI from the coding sequence GTGAATAAGGATATACTTGTTATTGGCGGAGGAATTGCCGGAATGCAATCATCGCTGGACCTTGCCGATATGGGTGTCAAAGTTCACCTGGTGGAAAAACTGCCCAGCATCGGTGGAAAGATGGCTCAGCTGGATAAGACCTTTCCTACCAATGACTGTGCCATCTGA
- a CDS encoding FAD-dependent oxidoreductase gives MLDVGRHPNISLLAYSEVEKVEGHEGDFTVTVRRKRRYVDEAKCTGCGACAEKCPTPVPDAFNAGLGNRKAIYSYFAQGIPSTHTIDADYCRQLNGKKCGICQKTCQADAIDFDQEDKIVELNVAGIIIAAGYDVFDPSQIPEYRYKELPNVVTALEFERLLSASGPTGGHLDRPSDRAVEAEIEALEKKAGKATRMLEISEKKFEETSKQFYEKYQQGEYQDDKDRQKWAKKYEDYLAIMGPLDDLKKKAETFSVAKRLAFIQCVGSRDFRFYPFCSGYCCMHSIKEAIIAHEHENETTSVIFGMDIRAIGKGFEEYKIRGGNHSNITYMRGRVGEISQGSNHNPVVTYEDTHERVVKSQEFDMVILATACAPTSGVVKLAKILGVELDAYNFIKTSPFSPVDTSVPGIFACGCVGAPMDVPESVAQASSAAERAAEIAIQLQPRKEKVVA, from the coding sequence ATGCTGGATGTCGGTCGACATCCCAATATTTCGCTTCTGGCCTACAGTGAGGTTGAGAAAGTAGAGGGCCATGAAGGAGACTTTACGGTTACGGTTCGGCGGAAAAGACGCTATGTGGACGAAGCCAAATGCACCGGGTGTGGTGCCTGTGCAGAAAAATGCCCCACACCCGTTCCTGATGCATTTAACGCGGGTCTGGGAAACCGTAAGGCGATTTACAGCTATTTTGCCCAGGGTATCCCATCCACCCACACCATTGATGCTGATTACTGTCGCCAGTTAAACGGAAAAAAATGCGGTATTTGCCAAAAGACCTGCCAGGCCGATGCCATTGATTTTGATCAGGAAGACAAAATCGTGGAACTGAACGTGGCCGGCATTATCATTGCGGCAGGTTACGATGTGTTCGATCCGTCGCAAATCCCCGAATACCGGTATAAAGAACTGCCCAATGTGGTCACCGCACTTGAGTTTGAAAGACTCCTCAGCGCCAGTGGCCCCACCGGCGGCCATCTCGATCGTCCATCGGATCGCGCGGTTGAAGCCGAAATCGAAGCGTTGGAAAAAAAGGCCGGGAAAGCCACACGGATGCTTGAAATATCCGAAAAGAAATTCGAAGAAACCTCAAAGCAGTTTTATGAAAAATATCAGCAAGGCGAGTATCAAGACGACAAGGATCGTCAAAAGTGGGCCAAGAAGTATGAGGATTATTTGGCCATTATGGGACCTCTGGATGATCTGAAAAAGAAGGCCGAGACTTTCTCAGTGGCCAAACGTCTGGCATTTATCCAGTGCGTCGGTTCACGCGATTTCAGGTTTTATCCGTTCTGTTCGGGATACTGCTGCATGCACTCCATCAAGGAAGCGATTATTGCCCATGAACATGAGAACGAGACCACCTCAGTCATATTCGGTATGGATATACGTGCCATTGGTAAAGGGTTTGAAGAATACAAGATACGAGGGGGTAATCACTCAAACATTACTTACATGCGCGGACGGGTTGGGGAAATTTCGCAGGGGTCCAACCATAACCCGGTGGTCACTTATGAAGACACACATGAGAGGGTGGTAAAAAGCCAGGAATTCGACATGGTCATCCTGGCCACTGCCTGTGCACCGACCAGCGGAGTGGTTAAGCTGGCAAAGATCCTGGGCGTTGAACTGGATGCATACAACTTTATAAAGACCAGTCCCTTTTCTCCGGTTGACACCAGCGTGCCGGGTATATTTGCCTGTGGCTGCGTGGGCGCACCCATGGATGTGCCTGAATCAGTGGCCCAGGCATCCAGCGCTGCTGAACGGGCAGCCGAAATTGCTATTCAACTGCAGCCAAGAAAGGAGAAAGTCGTTGCCTGA